The segment AATGATTGTGGTTTcttgacttttatatttttttataattcataaaaatttaatttgaatgAACAAAGGAAATTTACTTATGgttttttaattgaataaaacCTATCTTGCAATTACCATATGAGCCACTTGGTCCCATTTATAATCTAAGAAACATTGTAAGATTGTAGTtgatcttatttttcctaaatttgAAACAGTTTGCTATTTTATCACCTTAGCAGCTATTTAAACACCACTCATTAATTATGTCCAacaatgtgaaaatagactgaaatgctaagaaaatagaagaatgatGAATTTCCTTAGAAAGATAATGcaggagctgatgtagctcagtagttgagtactggcttcttcccacaagcgaggtcctgggttcaatcccctgccgatacctaaaaaaattataatatttacaaTAGGGAAGtaaattatcattattaaatCATCCTTCCGCTTTCTTAttgaatttcctaaaatattGTGACGGCTATGATGAAGGTATAAAAGAAGCCTggagcagagcaggtgtagctcagtgactgagcatctGCTTTGCATGCATGTggccctgggttcactccccagtacctcctcaaaaaaattataaaaaaagagaagccTGGAGACAACAtctttatagtttttctttctttttgagattTCATTGAACACAGTTGAGAattcagaatttttcattttctgcccTTAATGTCAAAGAGCAGAAAATTGACAAGAGGAAGACTTTTGACAATTATTACACAAATCAGAAGACAAATGCAAAGAGAAGTACCCTACACTCTAATGATGATGACTTAATTGGTTGTATAAGTGATCCTCAGACTGAGTTTTAGATGATATACTAGATGACTCAAGGTATGCATCTGACCCTGTTGTAAGAACAGCCTGAATGTGTACTTACATTGGTCATTAGTGCTTTTTGTGAATTGCAGCTGGAATGCATATGTAGCCCACATAGTAGAATTTTCCTTTGAATGTGTGTATtagttatttttgaaatttaatttggtGGTTGTATGTAAAATAGATAAGAGGGGATGAGGTCCCCATCTAGATCTCCATCTAATTGTTGCTTTGAGATCTCCCCTTACATTATTATCTACTATTTTCCTTGTGCTTCTACTTACTATTTTTTGACTTGTTGGGCTGATTCTGTTTTCTGTGAGGTTCCCCATTCCAGGACCAAGCAGTTAGTCAaacatttgttttattgttgtttatgtttatttcaaattctctatccatttttttaagttacattggCAAAAGGTCAGATTATTGTGTTTTATTGCTGGAGGCCCTGTAATTTTCCCCTACTGcaagttatttgtttttttccacacATACGGGAGCCAAGAAGGATGATGCCTTTGGGATCACTTTCACAACCAAAGGCTGGGTTATAATAAGACATTTGAGtatacatttccttttcctgtgttaaCATTTATAAACTATGATAAATTATTCTCATTCTAGATTTCTTCATAGTTGATGACCTGGTGGAGAAGAGCCAGGAAAACCAAGACCAGCATCTGCGGGAAGTCGAGTTCATCAACAGCAAAACATTGTCTCAGGCAAGGAGTAGTACATTAGGAAAAACATTTTATCTGGACACAAACCCTGCTTCATCAAGAATATCTGGTAAATGTGACCCATATGGAATGAGTTTGAATTATATTTCAGAATTAATTATTAGTAATAGAAACTCTTTTGTAAATAAACCAGAGGAGTTTAATACACATGGGAAATTGCACCTCTGTACCAAGCATGAGAATCCTCATTCCAGAGAGGAACCTTTTGCATATGATGGAATTGGAAAAGCCATCGTGGAAACGAGGACCTGTTTCAGCATCACAATATTCAGACTTGGAAGCAGTCTTCTGAATATAATGAATGCAGGAAAGCCTTCCATGAGGAGGCAGCCCTCATACCCATAAAAGAGCATGCTCATGGGAGAAGCCCTGTGAGTATAATAAATATGCGAAAACCTTTTCTAATAATTTGACCCTTCTTGTCCACCACAGACCTTGCATAAGGGAGAGTCGCTGTGAATTTAATGACTGTGGGAGGAGGTCTGTTGGGGAAAAGTCAGCTCTAATTAATCACCGTAGAGTTCTGGTGGGGGAGAAATACGTTGAGTGTAACGTGAGTGAGAAGAGTTTCAGCAGAAAGTCACTCTCCACTCACACTCAGAGAACTTATAAAGGAGAGAGTACATTTGACTCTAATGAAAACTGGGAGATATTCTGCAAGAAGCCAGATTTCACTGAGCATCAACAGACACATATAGGAAAGAAAGCCTATAAAACTAATCAGTATACTGGTGCATTTTGCAAGAAGTCAAACCTTCCTACATATCAGAAAACAGATATAGTAGAAAAATTTTATGAATGTAGTGAATGTGAGATAACCTTTGGCCGTAAATATTCTCTTATCTTATCTGAAGGAAACTATGTTAGTTTGGGATTTGGGTTTAATTTGGGAATTAAAACTTTGATCTTAAAGTATTATCTTAGAATACCTGTTTCAGATATGATGCATTTTTGTTGaaggtattctgctatagacatACTGTGGAAAGGaatcttttatggttccttttgaATCATGAAATGTATAAGGTTTCCCATACTTaatatctatgtatttttttgttttaatggaaATTTTTGATAAGATTATTTTAGATTGTAAACTGCATTTGTAAGAAATCATAGTAATCCCATGTACCCTTTACCTAATTTTTCCAAAGATAACTTCTTGCAAAACTATAGCACAGTATCACAAACAGGATAATGGCATTGATGCAATGCACTGATCATGTTcacattttcctaattttactattctcatttatgtgtgtgtgtatttagtcCTGTACAGCTTTATCACATGTAGGTTTGTGTATCCACCACCATAGTCAGGATAAAGAACTATTCCATTACCACAAGGATTTTGTGTGCTGTCCTTTTATAATGATCACCCACCTCCCTCTTGTGCCCCTCATCCATCCCTAACTCCTGGCAGCCAGGAATGTGTGCTTCATTTCTAAATGTTGTCACTTTAAAAATGCTGTATGAATGGGAACATACAGcatgtaactttttaaaagtggcttttttcactcagcataattccctggagattcatccaagtttTTATGTATATCAATAATTTGTTCCTTCTTACTGCTGAGTAATATGCCATGGTATGGGTGTACTGCAGTTTATTGGCTATTCACCCGCCGAAGGACATCTGggctatttccattttttgtctATGATGAATAAAGCTGGTATAACATGGTTAgagatttttgtgtgaacataagtcttcatttctctgagaTGCATGCCCAAGAGTGCAGTTGCTGCATGGTAGGGTAGTGCATGTGTATTTTTTGAGAAATTACCAtacttttccagagtggctgcactattttacatttccaccagcaatatattagtgatccagtttctccatatcctcaccagcatttgatattgtcactatttttaaattttagccattctgataggtgtgtagtaatatatcattgtggttttaatttgcagttccctGATAGCTGatggtgttgaacatcttttcatgtgattattgcCAGCTGTAAATATTCTTCggtgaaatgtctcttcatgCAACCCTCTTTCTAATTGGATTTCCCCCaccttttttaatatcttttttttaaagatacatagataacacaaaatgttacattaaaaaatatgaggttcccatacatcccactccccacacccccactcctcccacatagataacttctttcattagtgtggtacattcattgcatttaatgagttttaatggttgaattttgagagttctttattctAAATACTAGTATTTTgccagatatgtgatttgcaaataattttctcctagtctgtagcctgtcttttcattctcttcacaTGATCTTTTGCAGAGTGAAAGATTTTTGGCTCCGCTGAGCTggtattttgttttgcttgttgttgtggtggttgctttttaggaggcactgggaactgaacctgggacctcccatgtgggaaccaggtactcaaccacttgagccatgtccactccccagaatgaaagtttttaattttgatgaagtccagtttattaatttttccttttatggattgtACTTTGGTGTCAAGTATAAGAATTTTTTGCCTCTTGCTTGATtgtgaagattttctcccatttttttctaaaagtttatatctttattttctcttaaaaatttttttagcaaatcaattttgttgatacgtattaataaagcatacaattcattcaaagtgtacaatcattggtatttggtataatcacatagttgtgcattcatcacttcagtcgttattagagcattttcattatttcagtaataataattgacaaaaaacagacaaacaagaaaattcttcagctCTCAATTGCtcttgtttcccctgctgtacatagctgctatttctagctattctttcagtagtcagaaatagttttattgagatatatttacatagcatatgatctacccaaagtgtataatcaatggattttagtataatcacaatattgtgcattcatcaccacaagaaactttagaacagttttattccaaaaagaaaaactccatacccattggcattccttccccagccctacctaactactaatctaatttcatctttataaattg is part of the Dasypus novemcinctus isolate mDasNov1 chromosome 6, mDasNov1.1.hap2, whole genome shotgun sequence genome and harbors:
- the LOC101416860 gene encoding LOW QUALITY PROTEIN: putative zinc finger protein 487 (The sequence of the model RefSeq protein was modified relative to this genomic sequence to represent the inferred CDS: inserted 2 bases in 2 codons) yields the protein MGSRRSATELHQNWFLSKDGETATNIEKGQRTFSYGRAFYSPGRWSFLGKRIQEGKGSRKWTDLRRHWEPNLGPPMWERSAQSLEPPQLPGVTVIQGHDRGLHPGGVAAPGPCSQDPVQGHDAGELQPPPFRYCVTKAEVIFKLEQGEEPWLEEESQSQSLPDFFIVDDLVEKSQENQDQHLREVEFINSKTLSQARSSTLGKTFYLDTNPASSRISGKCDPYGMSLNYISELIISNRNSFVNKPEEFNTHGKLHLCTKHENPHSREEPFAYDGIGKAIXGNEDLFQHHNIQTWKQSSEYNECRKAFHEEAAXHTHKRACSWEKPCEYNKYAKTFSNNLTLLVHHRPCIRESRCEFNDCGRRSVGEKSALINHRRVLVGEKYVECNVSEKSFSRKSLSTHTQRTYKGESTFDSNENWEIFCKKPDFTEHQQTHIGKKAYKTNQYTGAFCKKSNLPTYQKTDIVEKFYECSECEITFGRKYSLILSEGNYVSLGFGFNLGIKTLILKYYLRIPVSDMMHFC